The sequence CGGCGCGGCAAGCGCCACGACCCGCTCTGGGAGATCACGGGCCGCTCGATCGTTCCCCTGCTCGAGCGCGCAAGAGCGCTCCTGACCTCGGGCCCGTAGTCGTGGCGCGCGGCGCGCGCAGCTACTGCGTGGCTTCCGCCGCCTTCCTCGCCGCTTCCTTCGCGACCTCCTCGGCCTTCTTCGCGGCTTCCTGAGCCGCATCCGACGCCTCTTCGACGGCGTCCTGCACGCCTTCGGCGGGTCGCCGGTCGAGCGCGTCGTTCACCGCGTCCTCCGCCTTCTCCACCGCGCTCTTCTCCTGGCAGGCCGAAAACGCGAACAAGGCCAGCGCAACCGTGAGAATTCGGACGAGCTTCATGCCTCCACCTCCGGCTGGATCCTAGCACCCTCGCGGCGAGCTACACCGAGATTTGTCGCAGGATGTCGCCTGGGTTGAAGTACACCCGCTCGCAGACGATTCCGTCGTCGTCGAAGATGAAGAAGGCCATCATTCGCGTGCGGAACGCGCGACCGGTCGGCTCGAGCGCGCCGAGGCGCCCCAGGTGGGTGCCGAGCAGCCAGAGCTCCACGATCACCGCGTCGTCGGCGTGGCGAAGCGAGATCAGCTCGTTGCGCTGGTCCGGAAAGCTGCTGCGCGAGGCGCGGAAGTACTCGCGCACCGCCGCCTCTCCGTCGTGCACCTGTCCGGTCGCGATCAGCTCGTAGCGCGGGTGAGAGAACGTCGCGAGCGTGGTGTCGAAGTCGTGCTCGTTCTCCGACTCCATGTGCCGGCGCACCACGGCCTCGCGAAAGGCACGCACGTCGCCGGGTTCGAGGCTTCGCGGGTGATCCGGCAATGCGACCTCCTCCGATCTCAGACCGGCTCGAGATCGCGACGCGGCGCGGCCGGGAGCTCGACCGCGATCGAATCCCCCGCCCGCACGTCCCCGCCCGCGATCACGACGCTCATGACGCCCGCCTTGCGCACGAGCCGGCCGGCCGCGTCGCGAGCCAGCGTCGCCGCCATCAGACCCTTCGCGATCCCGTCGAGCTGCGGGCACGGGTTGCGCAGGCCGGTCAGCTCGACGACGGCGTCGTGACCCAGCCGGAGGCGCGCACCTACGGGCAGATCGAGCAGCCCGATCCCTCGCGTCGTCACGTTCTCGCCCATCTGCCCGGGCGCGATCTCGAAGCCCTGCACGGCGAGCTCGTCGAAGAGCTCGGCGTGGATCAGGTGGACCTGGCGGAGATTCGGCTGGCTCGGATCGCGCGCCACGCGCGAGCGGTGCTTCACGGTCACTCCGTGGTGCGCGTCACCCGCGACGCCGAGCCCCGGCTCGAGTCGGATGCTCGAGCGCGTGGGCTTCGCCATCGTGTGGGTCGCGCTGCGACTCACGGCGATCACCTCGCCCGAGCTCAGCGCCCGCGCTCCAGCGCGAGCGGGCCCGGTCCCATCGCGGCGATGAACAGGAACACGAACGCGTACAGCGCCGCGAGCTCTCCGCCGTTCTGGATCGGCAGCGCTCCCCGCGACTGGTGGAACATGAAGTACGCGACGGCCATCTGCCCGCTGCAGAGGAACGCCGCGATCCTCGCGCGCACGCCGAGCATCACGAGCGCGCCGCCGACGAGCTCGATCACGCCGCCGAACCAGATCAGCGTGAAGAGCTTTGCGGTGGCGCCGGGATTTCCCCCGTGGCCGCCGAAGGCCCCGAAGAGCTTCTGCGCCCCGTGGCAGCCGAACATCAGCCCCGAGGAGATGCGCAGCAGGGCATGCGAGAGCGGACCGATTCGCGCGAGCAGTGCTTCCATCGTTCACCTCACTCCGACCAGGCAAAGCGCGTGCCCTGCGGCGTTTCCCGGCGCACGAGCGCTCCGAGCGCGAGCACGCGGTCGAGCTCCGCGGCCGCGAACTCGGGCTTCACGCTCGCCGCATCGACCACGGCCGAGACGAGCCCTCCGACGGCATCCCCGCGGAACGCGGGGAGCCCCTCGATCACGTCGTCGAGCAGGAGCTTCCAGAGCAGCTGCTGCCGCAGCCGCCGCAGATACATCTTGCGCTCGAATGCAGGCAGCTGGTCTCTCGCGAACAGGTGGTCCTGGTACGCGAGGTAGCGCTGCATCGTGTCGTCGTATTCGTCGGCGACGCGCTGGATCGCCTCGGTCGAGGCGCCCCTCGTGCGCGTCACGACGTGGTTCGCGTCGTACTTCGTCCAGTCGTCCGTGAGGATCTCGAGCCCGTACTCGGCGGCGCGCTCGCGCACCTCGGTGCCGGGGAACGGCGCCAGGATGTGGAAGCCGTAGAGCGAGCCGAACTCGGAGTGCAGCTCGCCTGCGAACTCGACCGTCTTGCGCAGGCTCTCCTCGGTCTCGCCGGGCAGCCCGATGATGAACGACGCGAGCGCGCTGATCCCGGCGGCCTGCGTCATTCGCATCGCCTCCTTCACCTTGGCCAGGTTCGACTTCTTCTTCACCAGGTCGAGGATTTCCTGGCTCCCGCTCTCGACGCCGAAGCAGATCGCCTGGCATCCCGCGCGCGCCATCGTCTCGACGACCTCCGGGCTGATCGTGTCCACGCGCGAGAACGCGTTCCAGCGGATTCCCGTGTTGCGGCGCTCCAGCTCGCCGCAGACGGCGAGGAAGTGGCTGCGGTAGAGCGTGAAGAGATCGTCCTCGATCGAGATCTCCGTGAAGCCTAGGTCCGCGAGCTCGCAGATCTCGTCCACGCATAGCGTCGGATTTCGGTAGCGCACCTGCCGGTCGGTCCGCTGTGGCGCGGAGCAGAACACACAGGCGTACGGGCAGCCGCGGCTCGTGATCACGCTGGCGTGGCTGTCGAAGGCCAGATAGCGCGCGAGCGGCACGAGATCGCGCGCCGGTCCCGGCAGCCGATCGAGGTCGTCCACGTAGCCGCGCGGGGGGGTGCGGCGGATGCGGTCGCCGTCGCGGAGCGCGAGCCCGCGCACGTCGCGCAGGTCCATCCGGCCCTCGAGCGCGCGCACCAGCTCGATCATGGTGTGCTCGCCCTCGTTGATGGCGATGTAGTCGAGCGCCGACAGATCGCGGAAGCTCTCCTCGATCGCGAAGGAGACGTGCGGCCCGCCCATCACCACGGGTACCGCGCCGTCGCACTTGCGCACGACCTCGGCGATCGCGGAGGCGATGTGGTGATTGAGCGTCACCGACGTGATTCCCACCACCTGCGGCCGGAAGCGCGACATGCGCCGCTCGATCTTCTCGGGCGTGGTGCGCGCGAGCATCAGGTCGAGGATCTCCACCTCGTGCCCCTCGGCCCGCAGCGCCGAAGCGACGTACGGAAGCGTCACGAGCAGCCGTGGGAACTCCTCGAACGGGTACGAGGGATTGATCAAGAGCACGCGCATGCGATCTCCCACGCCTCTCAGGGCAGTGCGGGCAGCTTCTCGCCGGCGAAGAAGCGCCGCGGATTGTGCACGAGCAGATTCTCGACGTCGTCCTTGGTCGCGCCGCCATCGAGCAGGCGCGGCACGATCCGGCGCGTGAAGTGCGACGGCGTCCACACCTTCTCGATCTCGTCGAGCAGAGACTTCGCGATCGGCTGGCCGCGCCAGCACCAGACGGTGTCGTGCGAAACCACCACGCGCTCGCCCGCGCCGCGCCGGATCAGCCGCAGCAGCGACTCGACGCGCTGCGCGTCCGGATGGATCAGGTCGAGCCCGAAGCGGTCGAAGCCGAGGTAGGTGCCGCCGGCGACCAGGCGGTCGTGGTACGCGGCGTCGGACGTTCCGCAGGAGTGGCCGATCACGATCCGGTTCGGCGCGGCGCCTGCGCCGGTCAGGATGCCCTGCTGCTCCGGCCCCATCGTGCCGCGATCGGTGTGCGTGGTGATCGGCGCTCCGGTGACGACCGACGCCTTCGCGGCCGCGCGCATCACCGACGTCTCGTAGTCGGTGATCGCGGCGAAGCCAGAGGCCACCTTGATGATTCCCGGCTTGATCCCGGTGCTTGCGACGCCCTGCTCGAGCTCGCGGATGAACAGCTCGGCCATCGCCTCGTCCTGGGCGCCGCCGAACGCCGAGCGCGTCTTCCAGTGCGCCGCCCCGCCCTCGGACTCGTAGTAGAGCCCGGTGGCCGCGACGATCTGGAAGCGCGCGCGCTGCGCGACCTCGGCGGTGAGCTCGATGTCGCGGCCGAGGTCGCAGGGGCACGGGTCGACGATCGAGGTGATCCCCTCGGCCTTGATCTCCTCGAGCTTGTCGACCGCGCGCGCGATCATCTCGCGGCGGGACGGGCCGGGTCGGATCCAGTCCGCCTCCCAGCCCGCGTAGCCGACCAGAACGTGCTCGTGCATCAGCGTGCGTCCGAGCTGCTCGGGCGCGATCGGACCCGTGACGGTCTGGACGTTCGCGCTCATCGGTGCGCCCTCGCCTTGAACGGCGCGAGATCGCGCGTCGCCTGGCGCGCGTCGATGCCCAGCGGCAGGATCGCGAGCGCCGGCGTGTCCACACCCGCGTCGACGTAGCGCTGGATGTGCGCGCGGCACTCCTCGGGCGTGCCGTGGACGATCAGCTCGTCCACGACCTCGTCGGGAATCGCGGCGATCGCCGCCTTCCGGTCGCCCTTCTTCCACGCCTCCCACATCGCCGCGAGCTTCGGCCCGCGCCCGAGCCACTCGTGGAACGCGGCGTAGACGGGAACGTTCAGGTACGCGGCGATCGCGAACTTGGCCATCGCGCGCACCTGCGCCTTGTCGGGATTCGGCGCGACGAAGATGCGCGCGACGATCTCCTTGTCGGGCCCGGCCTCGCGGACGATCGGCGCGACCTTCTTCACGTCGTCGGCGGAGAGCCAGTTGATGATCGCGCCGTCGCCCACCCGGCCGGCCAGGCGCAGCATCCCCTGGCGCAGCGCCGCAACCAGGATCTTCGGCTGGGTCTCGAGCTTCACGCCCAGTCGGAAGCCCTGAACCGAGAAGCTCTCGAACTCCTCGCTGATCTTCTCGCCCGCCAGCGCCTTGCGCAGGAACTTCACCGTGTCGCGCACGCGCTGGTAGGGCTTGGTGAAGGGAATGCCGTTCCACTTCTCGACGATCACGTCCGACGAGGTGCCGATGCCGACGACGAAGCGGCCGGGCGCGGCCTGGCACATCGAGGCGACGCTCATCGCCATGAGCCCCGGTCCGCGCGTGAATGCGGGCAGGATCGCGACGCCGAGCCGCAGGTTAGGCGCCCAGATCGACGCGAGCGCCAGCGGCGTCAGCCCGTCGTAGCCGCCGGCCTCGGCCGACCAGAGGTCGGTGTAGCCGAGCTGCTCGAGCTCGTGGATCCACTCGCGCTGCTCGGCGAGCGGGACTCCGTCGAGCGGGATCGTCATGCCGTAGCGGTTCATCGCGTCGTGCCTCCCGTTCGCCGCGATCATACACGCGCGGCGCGCGCGACCGCGTGCGGTGGTAGAGTCGGGCAGCAATCGCGGAGAGAACGATGGCTTCGACCCGTACAGCGACGATCCTTCGGCTCGACGATGGGCGCGAGATCGCCTTCGCGGAGATCGGCGATCCGAAGGGCACTGCGGTCTTCGCGTTTCACGGCACGCCCGGCTCGCAGCTGCTGTTCCGCCCGCTGGACGACGCCGCGCGGCGGCTCGGCGTGCGGCTGATCGCGCCCGATCGGCCCGGCTACGGGCGCAGCGACTACGTCGCCTACCGCCGGCTCCTGGACTGGCCGAGCGACGTCTGCGCGATCGCCGACTTTCTCGGCATCGAGAAGTTCGGCGTATTCGGCGTCTCGGGCGGCGGGCCGCACGCGGCGGTCTGCGCGCATCAGCTCGCCGGGCGTCTGCTCGGCGCGGCGATCGTGTGCGGGATCGCCGAGACGCTAAGCGAGGAGGATTCGCGCGGCATGATGCCGATGAACCGGCTGCTCTGCCGGCTGGCGCGCAGCTCGCCCTGGCTCGCCTGGCCGGTCTTCGCACTGATGACCCTGGGCCTGCGCTTCTTCGGCCCGGCGGTCCTGCGCCAGATGATGAAGCAGCTCCCGGCGCCGGATCGGCGCGCTCTCGAGCAGCCCGCGCTGCAGCAGGCCTTCCTCGAGGAGGGGCGGCGCGCATCGCGCACGAACGCGCGCGCCACCGCCCAGGACTTCGCGCTCTTCACCCGGCCCTGGGGCTTCCGGCTCGAGGACGTCCGGGTTCCCGTCGACGTGTACTGTGGCGAGCTCGACGTGAACGTTCCGGTCGCGCACGGGCGCAGGCAGGCCGATCGCATCCCGAACGCGAAGCTGCACTGCTTCGAGGACGAGGCGCACCTGCTCTTCGTCGCGCACGCGGACGAGATCCTGCTCGCCGCGGCAGGGCGCGGCTGATGCTCACCGGGCTGCGCGTCGTCGAGCTCGCGGTCTGGGTCGCCGGCCCCGGCGCCGGCGGCATCCTCGCCGACTGGGGCGCGGACGTGGTGAAGGTCGAGCCGCGCGAGGGCGACCCGGCGCGCAGCCTGTTCATGCATCTCGCCGGCCTGAAGGAGCCGAAGTCGCCGCCGTTCGACCTCGACAACCGCGGCAAGCGCAGCATCGTGCTCGATCTGCGCGCGCCCGACGGCCTTGCTCTGCTGCGCAGGCTGGTCGCGGACGCGGACGTTTTCCTGTCGAACCTGCGGCCCGAGGCGCTCTCGAAGCTCGGCCTCGACTACGAGCGGCTAGCGAAGGACTGTCCCCGATTGGTGTACGCGAGCGTCACCGGCTACGGGCTTCGCGGCCCGGAGCGCGACCGCGCGGCCTACGACGTGGGCGCGTTCTGGGCGCGCAGCGGCGCCGAGCACATCATGTTCCCGACCGATGTCGAGCCGCAGGGGGTGCGCGGCGGCTTCGGCGATCACGTGACGGCGATGGCGCTCGTCTCCGGAATCATGGCCGCGCTGTACCAGCGCGAGCGCAGCGGGCGCGGGCAGCTGGTCTCGACTTCGCTGCTGCGCACCGGGCTGTACTGCGTGGGCTGGGACACGGGCATCCGCCTGCGCTTTGGCACCGTCGCGCCGACCGCGCCGCGCACGCAGCCGCTGAACCCGGTGCTGAACCAGTACCGCAGCCGCGACGCGCGCTGGTTCTGGCTGCTCGGCCTGGAGGCCGAACGTCACTGGCCCAAGCTCGCGCGCGTGATCGGCCGGCCCGAGCTGATCGGCGATTCGCGCTTCGCGGACGCGCGCGCGCGGCGGCGCGGCTCGGAAGAGCTCACCGCGATCCTCGATGCGGCGTTCGCGCAGCGCGACCTCGCCGAGTGGGGGCGGCTCTTCGACGGCGAGGATCTCTGGTGGGCGCCGGTGCAGACGCAGGACGAGGTCGTGGTCGACCCGCAGGTGCGCGCGATCTCCGGCATCGTCAGCGTTCCCGACTACGGAAACGAGGGCAGCTTCGAGGCGGTGGCCACACCGCTCGAGTTCTCCGACTTCGCGGTCGGGCCGCAGGGTCCGCCGCCGCGGCTCGGCGAGCACACCGACGAGGTCCTGCGCGAGCTCGGCTCGTCCGACGAAGAGATTGCCGCGCTCCGCGCGCGAGGAGTCGCAAGATGAAGACCGCGAAGGATCGGTTCGACCTCTCCGGCCGGGTGGCGATCGTCACGGGCGGCAGCCGCGGTCTGGGCAGGGAGATGGTGCTCGCGTTCGCGCAGGCCGGCGCGGACGTCGTGATCGCGAGCCGCAAGCTCGAGGCCTGCAGCGAGCTCGCCAAAGAGGTCACGCGCACGACCGGACGGACCGCGTTTCCCTACTCCTGTCACGTCGGCCGCTGGGAGGAGCTCGACGGCCTGGTCGACGCCTCGTACCGGGAGTTCGGCAAGGTCGACGTGCTGGTGAACAACGCCGGCAAGTCGCCGCTCTACGACCAC is a genomic window of Deltaproteobacteria bacterium containing:
- a CDS encoding DoxX family protein, whose translation is MEALLARIGPLSHALLRISSGLMFGCHGAQKLFGAFGGHGGNPGATAKLFTLIWFGGVIELVGGALVMLGVRARIAAFLCSGQMAVAYFMFHQSRGALPIQNGGELAALYAFVFLFIAAMGPGPLALERGR
- a CDS encoding LLM class F420-dependent oxidoreductase — encoded protein: MNRYGMTIPLDGVPLAEQREWIHELEQLGYTDLWSAEAGGYDGLTPLALASIWAPNLRLGVAILPAFTRGPGLMAMSVASMCQAAPGRFVVGIGTSSDVIVEKWNGIPFTKPYQRVRDTVKFLRKALAGEKISEEFESFSVQGFRLGVKLETQPKILVAALRQGMLRLAGRVGDGAIINWLSADDVKKVAPIVREAGPDKEIVARIFVAPNPDKAQVRAMAKFAIAAYLNVPVYAAFHEWLGRGPKLAAMWEAWKKGDRKAAIAAIPDEVVDELIVHGTPEECRAHIQRYVDAGVDTPALAILPLGIDARQATRDLAPFKARAHR
- a CDS encoding alpha/beta hydrolase, with the protein product MASTRTATILRLDDGREIAFAEIGDPKGTAVFAFHGTPGSQLLFRPLDDAARRLGVRLIAPDRPGYGRSDYVAYRRLLDWPSDVCAIADFLGIEKFGVFGVSGGGPHAAVCAHQLAGRLLGAAIVCGIAETLSEEDSRGMMPMNRLLCRLARSSPWLAWPVFALMTLGLRFFGPAVLRQMMKQLPAPDRRALEQPALQQAFLEEGRRASRTNARATAQDFALFTRPWGFRLEDVRVPVDVYCGELDVNVPVAHGRRQADRIPNAKLHCFEDEAHLLFVAHADEILLAAAGRG
- a CDS encoding phosphotriesterase-related protein produces the protein MSANVQTVTGPIAPEQLGRTLMHEHVLVGYAGWEADWIRPGPSRREMIARAVDKLEEIKAEGITSIVDPCPCDLGRDIELTAEVAQRARFQIVAATGLYYESEGGAAHWKTRSAFGGAQDEAMAELFIRELEQGVASTGIKPGIIKVASGFAAITDYETSVMRAAAKASVVTGAPITTHTDRGTMGPEQQGILTGAGAAPNRIVIGHSCGTSDAAYHDRLVAGGTYLGFDRFGLDLIHPDAQRVESLLRLIRRGAGERVVVSHDTVWCWRGQPIAKSLLDEIEKVWTPSHFTRRIVPRLLDGGATKDDVENLLVHNPRRFFAGEKLPALP
- a CDS encoding MOSC domain-containing protein, coding for MIAVSRSATHTMAKPTRSSIRLEPGLGVAGDAHHGVTVKHRSRVARDPSQPNLRQVHLIHAELFDELAVQGFEIAPGQMGENVTTRGIGLLDLPVGARLRLGHDAVVELTGLRNPCPQLDGIAKGLMAATLARDAAGRLVRKAGVMSVVIAGGDVRAGDSIAVELPAAPRRDLEPV
- a CDS encoding radical SAM protein, coding for MRVLLINPSYPFEEFPRLLVTLPYVASALRAEGHEVEILDLMLARTTPEKIERRMSRFRPQVVGITSVTLNHHIASAIAEVVRKCDGAVPVVMGGPHVSFAIEESFRDLSALDYIAINEGEHTMIELVRALEGRMDLRDVRGLALRDGDRIRRTPPRGYVDDLDRLPGPARDLVPLARYLAFDSHASVITSRGCPYACVFCSAPQRTDRQVRYRNPTLCVDEICELADLGFTEISIEDDLFTLYRSHFLAVCGELERRNTGIRWNAFSRVDTISPEVVETMARAGCQAICFGVESGSQEILDLVKKKSNLAKVKEAMRMTQAAGISALASFIIGLPGETEESLRKTVEFAGELHSEFGSLYGFHILAPFPGTEVRERAAEYGLEILTDDWTKYDANHVVTRTRGASTEAIQRVADEYDDTMQRYLAYQDHLFARDQLPAFERKMYLRRLRQQLLWKLLLDDVIEGLPAFRGDAVGGLVSAVVDAASVKPEFAAAELDRVLALGALVRRETPQGTRFAWSE
- a CDS encoding CoA transferase gives rise to the protein MLTGLRVVELAVWVAGPGAGGILADWGADVVKVEPREGDPARSLFMHLAGLKEPKSPPFDLDNRGKRSIVLDLRAPDGLALLRRLVADADVFLSNLRPEALSKLGLDYERLAKDCPRLVYASVTGYGLRGPERDRAAYDVGAFWARSGAEHIMFPTDVEPQGVRGGFGDHVTAMALVSGIMAALYQRERSGRGQLVSTSLLRTGLYCVGWDTGIRLRFGTVAPTAPRTQPLNPVLNQYRSRDARWFWLLGLEAERHWPKLARVIGRPELIGDSRFADARARRRGSEELTAILDAAFAQRDLAEWGRLFDGEDLWWAPVQTQDEVVVDPQVRAISGIVSVPDYGNEGSFEAVATPLEFSDFAVGPQGPPPRLGEHTDEVLRELGSSDEEIAALRARGVAR